The genomic region TCCGTGGCGCTGGTTCTATAGCTTATCAACATTCGGATGAATCCGAGTGAAAACTCTTTTGCTCCCAGCCTTTTTGATTGAAGTTTCACGGTAGTATTATTTTTAAAAATTTAGTATGATAATACTGATGACGTCATTAGGAGGCAGCACTATGTCAGACCAGGAAATTATTGCCAGCCAGGGATTTCGGCCATTGACGGAGTTCATGTTAAATGATGTCGGTGGGCAAACGGGAATCATTTTGTTATATGCAACGATTTTTATTTTTGCAGCTATTACTTATAAACTTGGATTTGCACGGAAAATCCCTGTATTAAAATCAATCATTATATACATACTACTTGCTTTAGGATGCTACGTTCTTTTATTTTTTGCCGTTTTATTACCCATTCTAGAGGTCTTAGTGATATCTTCGCTTGTTCTGGCGATTTACAGGTACCGCTTAGCTCAGGAAAGGAAACGAAGAAATGGGGAAGGAGTTGGAAAACAAACGTGAAGTCTTTACAGGACGTTGTGTATAATTGGTTATCCATTCAGTTGGTGGCGGATGCGAGGCCTGACGATCAAGCCGCGGTGGAAACAGCAGCTTTTTTTAAACAAATGCTGGAGGAAGAACACAACGTGACAAGCATTCACGTGGATAAACGGGAGGATATGTATAGCGTCAGAGTCCAGAAAAAGGAGGAAGATCGCTCCTTTCGTTTTCCGGTAGAATTAATTGAATGTATTTATGATCAAATTCATCAAGAACCTCAGAAGTTTACTATGTATCCTTAATGTACAAAATCCGATTCAAACCATTGAATCGGATTTTCCTATGTGCTATAAAAACTTTAAAGATAAGGATCTTTCTTTTTTTCGCGGTATTCCCGGTAGTTGCCGGTATCCAGCCTTTTTTCCGTTTTGTGATCAATGCGTTCCCTGCATGTATCACACATATACGTCATGACACGTTTTTTACGAAGCTGTTTAGCCAGCAGACTATCCTCTGCAATTTTCTCTACTTTATCACATAAGATGCATTTTACTTTCAAGTGATCACCTCATTCCCCATAAGTATAACATGTAAATGAGTTTTATGTCATAATTTGGCTGAATGAGCGTCCCGGCTTGAAATTTATCTGAAAAAATAAACGAGGCTAAGCTGGCAAGCCTCGTTTAAACATGATTAATCCTGATTTTTCATTTGCTGGTTGGATTGATCGTTCTGTGCTTTATCCAGTTGTTCTTTCTTTTTCTGATCTTTCAGCATTTCACTGTTGGAATCAGGTTCTGCGGGTTGTTTTTGTTTTGGCGGTACCTCAGGCATGTATCTTCCTACAATTGCTGCCAGTTCGTCGATGATGGCATCTTCCGGGTGTCCCTGTCTTACCTTATAAGCCAGTCGCTGGAGTCGCTCGTTCACATCTCCGTCTGCCGTTACCATCGTATTGTTTCCATGAATATCTTCTTTAAGGGCTTCCGAAACCGAATATTTGATGGTTCCGACCCTTGAGCGGTCCAATTCTTCATCTACATCTATGCCCACAATTGAATAAGGACCTGCAGCAACAGCTGTGGCGCCATTTACACCTGGTACATCTGTCGCTATTTCGGCCAGATGCTGAGCCATTTCCTGATTGGAGTATTCTTTATCCTCATGGGTAACTTCCGAATCCCTTACCTTTAAGTACTTGTCCATGTTGTTGTCATTTCGTGCTTCTTCGTTATTCTGACAAGCACTAAACGTGATTGCGAGAAACAAAATGGCGAAAGAGTACATTACATTCCTCATTATTCAAACCTCCTTTTATCACGTATGAACTGACCGTAAGTAATACACCTGCTTTCAAGTTTTGAGGTAAACCTGACAAGACGAAGTGGGGGAGAAACGGCCAGTAAAAACCTGATTTGTTCAACGAACCATCGGGGAGAGATGGAGAAAAACCCCACCAATGGAAGTTTCACTTTATAAATATATTGTTTCTCATTCGTCTAACTTTATGATTTTCGTCATATATTTAAAATACGGAAGCCTTGCCAATTCT from Virgibacillus sp. MSP4-1 harbors:
- a CDS encoding YlaH-like family protein; amino-acid sequence: MSDQEIIASQGFRPLTEFMLNDVGGQTGIILLYATIFIFAAITYKLGFARKIPVLKSIIIYILLALGCYVLLFFAVLLPILEVLVISSLVLAIYRYRLAQERKRRNGEGVGKQT
- a CDS encoding YlaI family protein; amino-acid sequence: MKVKCILCDKVEKIAEDSLLAKQLRKKRVMTYMCDTCRERIDHKTEKRLDTGNYREYREKKKDPYL
- a CDS encoding YhcN/YlaJ family sporulation lipoprotein, with translation MRNVMYSFAILFLAITFSACQNNEEARNDNNMDKYLKVRDSEVTHEDKEYSNQEMAQHLAEIATDVPGVNGATAVAAGPYSIVGIDVDEELDRSRVGTIKYSVSEALKEDIHGNNTMVTADGDVNERLQRLAYKVRQGHPEDAIIDELAAIVGRYMPEVPPKQKQPAEPDSNSEMLKDQKKKEQLDKAQNDQSNQQMKNQD